From Oryctolagus cuniculus chromosome 17, mOryCun1.1, whole genome shotgun sequence, a single genomic window includes:
- the TNFSF13 gene encoding tumor necrosis factor ligand superfamily member 13 (The RefSeq protein has 1 substitution compared to this genomic sequence), whose product MPASSPFLLAPKGPQGDMGGPVREPALSVALWLSWGAALGAVACAMALLVQQTELQSLRKEVSRLQRSGGPSQKGHEYPWQSLWEQSPDALEAWVNGERPRRRRALPTQKQKKKRSLLHLVPINITSKEDSDVTEVMWQPALRRGRGLEAQGYVVRVWDTGVYLLYSQVLFHDVTFTMGQVVSREGQGRQETLFRCVCSMPSDPDRAYNSCYSAGVFHLHQGDILSVVIPRARAKFSLSPHGTFLGFVKL is encoded by the exons ATGCCAGCCTCATCTTCTTTCTTGCTAGCCCCCAAAGGGCCGCAGGGCGACATGGGGGGCCCGGTCCGAGAGCCGGCACTCTCAGTCGCTCTCTGGTTGAGTTGGGGGgcggccctgggggctgtggcttGTGCCATGGCTCTGCTGGTCCAACAAACAGAGCTGCAAAGCCTGAGGAAAGAGGTGAGCCGGCTGCAGAGGAGTGGCGGGCCCTCCCAGAAGGGGCACGAGTACCCCTGGCAGAGCCTCTGGGAGCAG AGCCCCGATGCCCTGGAAGCCTGGGTGAATGGGGAGAGACCCCGGAGAAGGAGAGCACTGCCCACCCAGAAACAGAAGA AGAAGCGCTCACTTCTTCACCTTGTTCCCATTAACATCACCTCCAAGG AGGACTCTGATGTCACAGAGGTGATGTGGCAGCCAGCTCTTCGGCGTGGCAGAGGCCTGGAGGCCCAAGGATACGTTGTGCGAGTCTGGGACACTGGAGTTTATCTGCTGTACAGCCAG gtCCTGTTTCATGATGTGACTTTCACCATGGGTCAGGTGGTCTCCCGGGAGGGTCAGGGAAGACAGGAGACTCTATTCCGATGTGTATGCAGTATGCCCTCTGACCCGGATCGGGCCTACAACAGCTGCTACAGTGCAG gtgtcttcCATTTACACCAAGGAGATATTCTGAGTGTCGTAATTCCCCGGGCAAGGGCAAAATTCAGCCTCTCCCCACATGGCACCTTCCTGGGGTTTGTGAAACTGTGA
- the TNFSF13 gene encoding tumor necrosis factor ligand superfamily member 13 isoform X2 encodes MPASSSFLLAPKGPQGDMGGPVREPALSVALWLSWGAALGAVACAMALLVQQTELQSLRKEVSRLQRSGGPSQKGHEYPWQSLWEQSPDALEAWVNGERPRRRRALPTQKQKKKRSLLHLVPINITSKEDSDVTEVMWQPALRRGRGLEAQGYVVRVWDTGVYLLYSQVLFHDVTFTMGQVVSREGQGRQETLFRCVCSMPSDPDRAYNSCYSAGVFHLHQGDILSVVIPRARAKFSLSPHGTFLGFVKL; translated from the exons ATGCCAGCCTCATCTTCTTTCTTGCTAGCCCCCAAAGGGCCGCAGGGCGACATGGGGGGCCCGGTCCGAGAGCCGGCACTCTCAGTCGCTCTCTGGTTGAGTTGGGGGgcggccctgggggctgtggcttGTGCCATGGCTCTGCTGGTCCAACAAACAGAGCTGCAAAGCCTGAGGAAAGAGGTGAGCCGGCTGCAGAGGAGTGGCGGGCCCTCCCAGAAGGGGCACGAGTACCCCTGGCAGAGCCTCTGGGAGCAG AGCCCCGATGCCCTGGAAGCCTGGGTGAATGGGGAGAGACCCCGGAGAAGGAGAGCACTGCCCACCCAGAAACAGAAGA AGAAGCGCTCACTTCTTCACCTTGTTCCCATTAACATCACCTCCAAGG AGGACTCTGATGTCACAGAGGTGATGTGGCAGCCAGCTCTTCGGCGTGGCAGAGGCCTGGAGGCCCAAGGATACGTTGTGCGAGTCTGGGACACTGGAGTTTATCTGCTGTACAGCCAG gtCCTGTTTCATGATGTGACTTTCACCATGGGTCAGGTGGTCTCCCGGGAGGGTCAGGGAAGACAGGAGACTCTATTCCGATGTGTATGCAGTATGCCCTCTGACCCGGATCGGGCCTACAACAGCTGCTACAGTGCAG gtgtcttcCATTTACACCAAGGAGATATTCTGAGTGTCGTAATTCCCCGGGCAAGGGCAAAATTCAGCCTCTCCCCACATGGCACCTTCCTGGGGTTTGTGAAACTGTGA
- the TNFSF13 gene encoding tumor necrosis factor ligand superfamily member 13 isoform X1, whose amino-acid sequence MPASSSFLLAPKGPQGDMGGPVREPALSVALWLSWGAALGAVACAMALLVQQTELQSLRKEVSRLQRSGGPSQKGHEYPWQSLWEQSPDALEAWVNGERPRRRRALPTQKQKKDSDVTEVMWQPALRRGRGLEAQGYVVRVWDTGVYLLYSQVLFHDVTFTMGQVVSREGQGRQETLFRCVCSMPSDPDRAYNSCYSAGVFHLHQGDILSVVIPRARAKFSLSPHGTFLGFVKL is encoded by the exons ATGCCAGCCTCATCTTCTTTCTTGCTAGCCCCCAAAGGGCCGCAGGGCGACATGGGGGGCCCGGTCCGAGAGCCGGCACTCTCAGTCGCTCTCTGGTTGAGTTGGGGGgcggccctgggggctgtggcttGTGCCATGGCTCTGCTGGTCCAACAAACAGAGCTGCAAAGCCTGAGGAAAGAGGTGAGCCGGCTGCAGAGGAGTGGCGGGCCCTCCCAGAAGGGGCACGAGTACCCCTGGCAGAGCCTCTGGGAGCAG AGCCCCGATGCCCTGGAAGCCTGGGTGAATGGGGAGAGACCCCGGAGAAGGAGAGCACTGCCCACCCAGAAACAGAAGA AGGACTCTGATGTCACAGAGGTGATGTGGCAGCCAGCTCTTCGGCGTGGCAGAGGCCTGGAGGCCCAAGGATACGTTGTGCGAGTCTGGGACACTGGAGTTTATCTGCTGTACAGCCAG gtCCTGTTTCATGATGTGACTTTCACCATGGGTCAGGTGGTCTCCCGGGAGGGTCAGGGAAGACAGGAGACTCTATTCCGATGTGTATGCAGTATGCCCTCTGACCCGGATCGGGCCTACAACAGCTGCTACAGTGCAG gtgtcttcCATTTACACCAAGGAGATATTCTGAGTGTCGTAATTCCCCGGGCAAGGGCAAAATTCAGCCTCTCCCCACATGGCACCTTCCTGGGGTTTGTGAAACTGTGA